GCTCGGCCAGATCCTCACCGAAACGCATCGAGAATCGTAGGTGCTCCACAATCTGTTCCCGCTTGCGCAGCAGATCCAGATAGGAGCGCTCCACATACTCACTGTACCTGATCTGCTCGAGAAATGCCGCCAGATTCTGGGGCTCACGCATGTGGAATGGAGAGTCCAGTTTGGGCACGATTTGCTCCTCGCGAAGAACCCAGTGATTGCAGGCCTGGATCAGGTGAAAGAGGCCAAGCAGCACGGCGAACGCCAGTGGGCACGGGCGCATCTTGAAGGACTGCAGGAGGACCACAAGGATCCGGGAATCCAaatccaaacaaaaaataaacaaactcgCCGGCGTGTGACCAGAGCTAAGAAATTGCTCTCGTTGCTTTTAATACTGAAAACATATGCCATACTATTGAGGTAGGGTATTTAAGAGAGCGCGCCACAAGGTCATACTGAACCTGTGCATTTCGAAAAACGTGCGGATTTCTTGAGAATAATTTCGGAATTGTTTTTAACCATAACAAAATACTTTAACGACATGGGCGGTCAGGGCAAGGCGATCAACAGGAAGCGCAAGTTTGTGGGTCGCAAATCGGACGATCCGGAGTTCGATCTGGACAAGAAGCAATTCAAGGTGCTCCATCTGAATGCCACAGAAAAGCGGCTGATAATCGTTTTGGAAGGAGCCCAATTGGAGACGGTGAAGGTGGGTCATCACAACGGTTGCAACGaaactccttccatatatatataaacatatttcCATTGCTGCAGGTGCACAACACTTTCGAGCTGCTGAACTGCGACGATCACGCGGGAATCATGCGCAAAAACCAAAGAGATCCGGGCTCCTGTCGTCCGGACATCACCCACCAGTGCCTGTTGATGCTCTTCGATTCGCCACTGAACCGGGCCGGTCTGCTCCAGGTCTTCGTGCGCACCGAGCACAATGTGCTGATCGAAATCAATCCACAGACGCGCATCCCGAGGACATTTAAACGCTTTGCTGGCCTGATGGTGCAACTGCTGCACAAGTTCCAAATTCGCGCCAATGACTCCTCCCGTCGTCTGATGAGTGTCATCAAGAATCCGATTACGGATCATGTGCCGGTCGGTTGCAAGAAGTACGCCATGAGCTTC
The Drosophila mauritiana strain mau12 chromosome X, ASM438214v1, whole genome shotgun sequence DNA segment above includes these coding regions:
- the LOC117147468 gene encoding ribosomal RNA small subunit methyltransferase NEP1; this translates as MGGQGKAINRKRKFVGRKSDDPEFDLDKKQFKVLHLNATEKRLIIVLEGAQLETVKVHNTFELLNCDDHAGIMRKNQRDPGSCRPDITHQCLLMLFDSPLNRAGLLQVFVRTEHNVLIEINPQTRIPRTFKRFAGLMVQLLHKFQIRANDSSRRLMSVIKNPITDHVPVGCKKYAMSFSGKLLPNCRELVPHGDETSASYDEPVVIVIGAFAHGVLKTDYTEELFSISNYPLSAAIACSKICSAFEEVWGVV